A stretch of the Bacteroidales bacterium genome encodes the following:
- a CDS encoding N-acetylmuramoyl-L-alanine amidase produces MAKKYLWLLDNGHGKTTPGKRSPKLDDGKQLFEYELNRDIVKRISEKCKDAGIYYNIIVPEVDIDVSLTERVKRANKLVSSIPKLFVSIHSNAQGNGNTWGTASGVETYYFASSSKGKILASTFQNNLIETLGWKNRGVKTADFYVIEYTSMPAILTETGFYTNKNECLKLLDEQWRDKIAQAHFNAMLQTENL; encoded by the coding sequence ATGGCAAAAAAATATCTATGGCTCCTTGACAACGGTCATGGCAAAACTACACCTGGTAAACGTTCTCCTAAACTTGATGATGGAAAACAATTATTTGAATATGAATTAAACAGGGATATAGTAAAACGAATAAGTGAAAAATGTAAAGATGCCGGCATTTATTATAATATTATTGTTCCCGAAGTTGATATTGATGTTTCCTTAACTGAAAGAGTTAAACGTGCCAATAAACTTGTAAGCAGTATTCCGAAATTATTTGTTTCAATTCACAGCAATGCTCAGGGAAACGGCAATACATGGGGAACAGCAAGCGGAGTAGAAACATATTATTTTGCTTCTAGTTCCAAAGGGAAAATTCTTGCAAGCACATTTCAGAATAATCTTATTGAAACATTGGGATGGAAAAACCGTGGTGTTAAAACCGCCGATTTTTATGTCATTGAATATACTTCGATGCCGGCAATTCTCACCGAAACAGGATTTTATACAAATAAAAATGAATGTTTGAAATTACTTGATGAACAATGGCGCGATAAAATTGCACAGGCACACTTTAACGCAATGCTGCAAACAGAAAACTTATAA